From the genome of Oscillatoria salina IIICB1, one region includes:
- a CDS encoding thiazole synthase — MTNTLIKTAPKSDLLTIGDRTFSSRLMTGTGKYSSIEIMQQSIAASGCEIVTVAVRRVQTKAPGHEGLAEALDWSKIWMLPNTAGCQTAEEAVRVARLGREMAKLLGQEDNNFVKLEVIPDPKYLLPDPIGTLQAAEQLIKEGFAVLPYINADPVLAKRLEEAGCVTVMPLGSPIGSGQGIKNEANIRIIVAEAKIPVVVDAGIGTPSEAAYSMEMGADALLINSAIALAKNPVVMAQAMGNATVAGRLGYLAGRIPIKSYASASSPLTGTID, encoded by the coding sequence ATGACTAATACACTAATTAAAACAGCACCGAAAAGCGATCTTTTAACAATCGGCGATCGCACTTTTTCTTCCCGACTGATGACAGGTACGGGTAAATATAGCAGCATCGAAATTATGCAACAGAGTATCGCGGCTTCTGGTTGCGAAATTGTCACCGTTGCAGTACGTCGCGTACAAACCAAAGCACCAGGACACGAAGGACTCGCAGAAGCGTTAGACTGGTCAAAAATATGGATGTTGCCAAACACTGCTGGCTGTCAAACAGCCGAAGAAGCAGTCAGAGTTGCCCGTTTAGGGCGAGAAATGGCGAAATTATTAGGGCAAGAAGATAATAACTTTGTCAAACTAGAAGTTATTCCCGATCCGAAATATTTGCTACCCGATCCGATCGGTACTTTACAAGCAGCAGAACAGTTAATTAAAGAAGGTTTTGCCGTTTTACCTTACATTAATGCCGATCCAGTCTTAGCGAAAAGATTAGAAGAAGCAGGATGCGTTACAGTAATGCCGTTAGGATCGCCGATTGGTTCTGGACAAGGAATCAAAAATGAGGCGAATATTAGAATTATCGTCGCAGAAGCGAAAATTCCCGTAGTTGTAGATGCGGGAATTGGTACGCCCTCAGAAGCAGCTTACTCGATGGAAATGGGCGCAGATGCTTTATTAATTAATAGCGCGATCGCACTTGCCAAAAACCCAGTCGTAATGGCACAAGCAATGGGTAACGCTACAGTTGCAGGTAGACTTGGCTATCTTGCCGGACGCATTCCCATCAAAAGTTATGCTAGCGCTAGCTCGCCCCTCACGGGTACGATTGATTAG
- a CDS encoding DUF4079 domain-containing protein — protein MDLPSFLWLWKIAAWSMGLAIFAYLLQAISGIWMYNKRTQGQRRASWLRQFHYGIGGVMVGLVLLLLLIGIVGTLGHYGSLGHSPHLVAGLSVVALVLVSAWSATQISPSKPWALSLHMTTNIILFLGFACVSLTGWTVVQKYLP, from the coding sequence ATGGACTTACCATCTTTTCTCTGGCTTTGGAAAATAGCTGCTTGGTCGATGGGTTTAGCGATTTTTGCCTATCTGCTGCAAGCTATTAGTGGTATATGGATGTACAACAAACGCACCCAAGGACAAAGACGTGCGAGTTGGTTGCGACAGTTTCATTATGGAATTGGTGGGGTAATGGTAGGGCTGGTGTTACTACTGTTGCTAATCGGGATTGTGGGAACTCTGGGACATTATGGTAGTCTGGGTCACTCACCGCATTTAGTTGCTGGTTTATCGGTAGTAGCGTTAGTATTAGTTTCTGCCTGGAGTGCAACTCAGATTAGTCCGAGCAAACCTTGGGCGCTCTCGCTCCACATGACGACGAATATTATTTTATTCCTCGGCTTTGCTTGTGTTTCGCTTACAGGCTGGACTGTAGTTCAAAAATATTTACCATAA
- a CDS encoding DUF1830 domain-containing protein: MAQILDPLPSGKTNRILCCYVNATSKVQIARITNIDNWYFERVVFPGQRLVFEAVPEALLEIHTGMMASAILDDTIPCTRLRVDEGEDSPVDYEPETKTENKNEIVSQTDRKSRSFATPLITAVNFA, encoded by the coding sequence ATGGCTCAAATTCTCGATCCCCTCCCTAGTGGCAAGACTAATCGTATCTTGTGTTGCTATGTTAATGCCACCAGCAAAGTACAAATAGCCCGAATTACGAATATCGATAACTGGTATTTTGAACGGGTGGTTTTTCCTGGACAGCGCTTAGTTTTTGAAGCGGTACCAGAAGCTTTGTTAGAGATCCATACAGGAATGATGGCAAGTGCTATCCTTGACGATACCATTCCCTGTACTCGTCTCAGAGTAGATGAAGGCGAAGATTCCCCAGTAGATTACGAACCGGAAACAAAAACCGAGAATAAAAACGAAATTGTTTCACAAACTGATAGAAAAAGCCGCAGTTTTGCAACTCCTTTAATAACAGCAGTTAATTTTGCCTAG